The following are from one region of the Synergistales bacterium genome:
- a CDS encoding ferrous iron transporter B produces MKHCGGCHGRGGHCAAGGIPRDCNGRALLVGNPNVGKSVLFTHLTGVHALSSNYPGTTVSFAEGRLAFQDACYHLVDVPGAYSLDPINEAEEVAGRIIDEGADVIILVLDATALERNLYLGLQVLERRQPTVVALNMVDEARHQGVEIDVEALAARLGVPVVPTVAVTGEGIRNLVETLSSPPVPTWEPMGKEERWKAVGAIVTDVQQVTRKQHTFRDHLEDISVHQVWGALLGVAVLAGSWFVIRQIGEGLITYLLDPLFSGVYLPLLQGVSAALAETPWLHQLVIGTLFDGAIDFEQSFGLLTTGLYVPLVMVLPYIVAFYSVLSILEDVGYLPRLAVIFDSLMHRVGLHGFAIVPSLLGLGCNVPGVMATRVLESARERFIAATLISVAVPCAGLQAMIVGVVGDYGMGLILLVYLSMAVTWVVLGRLLHSVLPGYSPELVVEIPPYRLPSFRSLGLKLWFRVRGFVEEAVPLVLVGIVIVNLLYGSGAMAVIASSLAPLFETLLGLPPEAAGPILLGILRKDVAVGMLVPLGLTPQQLVVAVVTLAMTFPCIATFVVLWRELGVRRLAGSILIMVATALVAGGILNGIFQLVA; encoded by the coding sequence ATGAAACACTGCGGAGGATGCCACGGCCGAGGGGGACACTGCGCCGCCGGGGGGATCCCCAGAGACTGCAATGGTCGGGCCCTGCTGGTGGGCAACCCCAATGTCGGGAAGAGCGTGCTCTTCACCCACCTCACCGGTGTCCACGCCCTCTCCTCGAACTATCCGGGGACCACGGTCTCCTTTGCGGAAGGACGGCTGGCCTTCCAGGATGCCTGCTACCATCTTGTCGATGTGCCCGGCGCCTATTCGCTGGATCCCATCAACGAAGCGGAGGAGGTGGCCGGACGGATCATCGACGAAGGCGCCGACGTGATCATCCTGGTGCTGGACGCCACGGCGCTGGAGCGGAACCTCTATCTCGGGCTGCAGGTGCTGGAGCGGAGGCAGCCGACGGTGGTGGCGCTCAACATGGTGGACGAGGCGCGGCATCAGGGTGTGGAAATCGATGTGGAGGCCCTGGCCGCCAGGCTCGGTGTCCCCGTGGTCCCGACGGTGGCCGTGACGGGCGAGGGGATCCGGAACCTCGTGGAGACCTTGTCGTCACCGCCGGTGCCGACGTGGGAGCCCATGGGCAAGGAGGAACGCTGGAAAGCGGTCGGTGCGATCGTCACCGATGTGCAGCAGGTGACCAGGAAACAGCACACCTTCCGGGACCATTTGGAGGACATCAGTGTCCATCAGGTCTGGGGCGCCCTGCTCGGCGTGGCCGTTCTGGCGGGGAGCTGGTTTGTCATCCGGCAGATCGGCGAGGGGTTGATCACCTATCTCCTGGACCCGCTTTTTTCGGGTGTCTATCTGCCGCTGCTGCAGGGGGTCTCGGCGGCCCTCGCCGAGACCCCCTGGCTGCATCAGCTGGTCATCGGCACGCTCTTCGATGGGGCTATCGATTTCGAGCAGAGTTTCGGTCTTCTCACCACAGGGCTCTATGTCCCTCTGGTGATGGTGCTTCCCTATATCGTCGCCTTCTACAGCGTGCTGAGCATCCTCGAGGACGTAGGCTATCTGCCGCGGCTGGCGGTGATCTTCGATTCCCTGATGCACCGCGTGGGTCTCCACGGTTTTGCTATCGTCCCGTCGCTGCTGGGGCTGGGCTGCAATGTTCCCGGGGTCATGGCCACCAGGGTGCTGGAGTCGGCCCGGGAGCGGTTCATTGCGGCCACGCTGATCTCCGTGGCTGTTCCCTGTGCCGGTCTGCAGGCGATGATCGTCGGGGTGGTGGGCGATTACGGTATGGGCCTGATCCTGCTGGTCTATCTCTCCATGGCCGTCACCTGGGTCGTGCTGGGCCGGTTGCTGCACAGCGTACTGCCGGGGTACAGCCCGGAGCTGGTGGTGGAGATCCCCCCCTATCGGCTGCCCTCCTTCCGCAGCCTGGGGCTCAAGCTCTGGTTCCGGGTGCGGGGCTTTGTGGAGGAGGCGGTGCCTCTGGTGCTGGTGGGGATCGTGATCGTCAATCTGCTCTACGGCAGCGGGGCCATGGCGGTGATCGCTTCGTCGCTGGCACCGCTTTTCGAAACGCTGCTTGGCCTGCCTCCCGAGGCGGCGGGGCCGATCCTGCTGGGGATCCTCCGGAAGGACGTGGCCGTAGGAATGCTGGTGCCCCTGGGGCTTACCCCCCAGCAGCTGGTGGTCGCCGTGGTGACCCTGGCCATGACCTTCCCCTGCATCGCCACCTTTGTGGTGCTCTGGCGGGAACTGGGCGTCAGGCGGCTTGCCGGCAGCATCCTCATTATGGTGGCCACGGCTCTGGTAGCTGGGGGGATCCTCAACGGGATCTTCCAGCTGGTGGCCTGA
- a CDS encoding ferrous iron transport protein A → MSTIRDIPKGSVATVTSLPGGQCRLRLEALGLRVGKTITKVSGMPFRGPTTLLLDGRQIAIGHGAAGRVEVSVIREGLESA, encoded by the coding sequence ATGTCCACAATTCGCGATATTCCAAAGGGCAGTGTTGCGACAGTCACCTCCCTGCCCGGCGGGCAGTGCAGGTTGCGGCTCGAGGCCCTGGGGCTCCGGGTCGGGAAAACGATAACCAAGGTATCGGGGATGCCCTTCCGGGGGCCCACAACCCTTTTGCTGGATGGTCGGCAGATCGCCATCGGCCACGGCGCCGCCGGGCGGGTGGAGGTATCCGTGATCAGGGAGGGACTGGAGAGCGCATGA
- the ilvN gene encoding acetolactate synthase small subunit, giving the protein MQHTISILVEDHPGVLSRLASLVSRRGYNVHSLSVGNTAQKGMSRFTLVVDGDEAVVDQIVKQISKLVETVEVKDLSKGTFVERWMMLIKVRAPMDVRPHVLQTAEVFRCRVVDMGGDAVILEVTGDRGKMSAFLEAVRPFGILEVASSGSVAMGRTGFPGNGESDS; this is encoded by the coding sequence GTGCAACATACGATCAGCATCTTGGTGGAGGACCATCCCGGCGTGCTGTCACGCCTGGCAAGCCTTGTCTCCAGGAGGGGCTACAACGTCCACAGCCTCAGCGTCGGGAACACCGCCCAGAAGGGCATGTCGCGATTCACACTTGTCGTCGACGGGGACGAGGCCGTTGTCGACCAGATCGTCAAGCAGATCAGCAAGCTCGTGGAAACCGTAGAGGTCAAGGACCTCAGCAAAGGTACCTTTGTGGAGCGCTGGATGATGCTGATCAAGGTCCGCGCGCCGATGGACGTGCGACCCCATGTCCTGCAGACCGCGGAGGTCTTCCGCTGCCGTGTGGTGGATATGGGCGGCGACGCCGTCATCCTGGAGGTCACGGGAGACCGAGGCAAGATGAGCGCCTTTCTGGAAGCCGTCAGACCCTTCGGCATCCTGGAGGTGGCCAGCAGCGGTTCCGTCGCGATGGGACGAACGGGTTTCCCGGGCAACGGGGAATCCGATTCGTAA
- the ilvC gene encoding ketol-acid reductoisomerase encodes MKQVLYDKDAKLGVLKDKTIAVLGYGSQGHAHAQNLKESGFNAIVGLNEGSSSRAKAEQDGLAVFTMEEATAKADVVMLLMPDHIQREVFEEKVRPNLKPGAAIGTAHGFTVHYHQVEPPANTDVFMVAPKGPGHLVRRMYTEEKGVPGLLAVYQDNSGQAFDIGLAYASGIGCGRAGIITTTFAEETETDLFGEQAVLCGGVTELVKAGFETLVAAGYQPEIAYFECLNELKLIVDMMYEGGLSWMRYSISDTAEYGDLTAGPQVIDEDVRETMQCLLDRVQDGSFAKDWILENQTGRPRMKLWRKRERSQQLEEVGRGLREMMPWLDAKEAPEQ; translated from the coding sequence ATGAAACAGGTGCTCTACGACAAGGATGCAAAACTAGGTGTCCTCAAAGACAAAACAATCGCCGTCCTCGGCTACGGCAGTCAGGGACACGCCCATGCCCAGAACCTCAAGGAGAGCGGTTTCAACGCCATCGTGGGGCTCAACGAGGGGAGCTCATCCCGAGCCAAGGCCGAACAGGACGGGCTGGCTGTCTTCACTATGGAGGAAGCCACGGCAAAGGCCGACGTCGTGATGCTGCTCATGCCGGACCACATCCAGCGGGAGGTCTTCGAGGAGAAGGTCAGGCCCAATCTCAAGCCCGGGGCCGCCATCGGTACCGCCCACGGCTTCACCGTCCACTACCACCAGGTGGAGCCGCCGGCGAACACGGATGTCTTCATGGTAGCCCCCAAGGGCCCCGGCCACCTGGTACGCCGCATGTACACCGAAGAAAAGGGTGTTCCCGGGCTGCTCGCCGTCTACCAGGACAACAGCGGCCAGGCCTTCGACATCGGCCTGGCCTACGCCTCGGGCATCGGCTGCGGCCGGGCGGGCATCATCACCACCACCTTCGCCGAGGAGACCGAAACGGACCTCTTCGGCGAGCAGGCCGTGCTCTGCGGCGGCGTGACGGAACTGGTGAAGGCCGGATTCGAAACCCTCGTGGCCGCCGGCTACCAGCCGGAGATCGCCTACTTCGAATGCCTCAACGAGCTGAAGCTCATCGTTGACATGATGTACGAAGGCGGCCTCTCCTGGATGCGCTACTCCATCAGCGACACGGCGGAGTACGGCGACCTCACCGCCGGTCCCCAGGTCATCGACGAGGATGTCCGGGAAACCATGCAGTGCCTTCTGGACCGTGTGCAGGACGGATCCTTCGCCAAGGACTGGATCCTCGAAAACCAGACCGGCCGCCCCAGGATGAAGCTCTGGCGCAAGCGGGAACGCTCCCAGCAGCTCGAAGAGGTGGGACGCGGACTCCGCGAGATGATGCCCTGGCTGGACGCCAAGGAGGCCCCGGAGCAGTAG
- a CDS encoding 2-isopropylmalate synthase, whose protein sequence is MQPDHVRIFDTTLRDGEQSAGINLNTAEKIQIAHHLANMKVDVIEAGFPAASQGDLDAVRSIAREVRGSTIAGLARTRSGDIEAAYEAVKEAEHPRIHTFIATSDIHMEHKLRLSREEVLAETRRAVAQAKSLVEDVEFSAEDASRSDPAFLVEVFKTAIEEGATTCNIPDTVGYSVPDEFAAFVRDIIDRVGAGDDVVWSVHCHNDLGLAVSNSLAGVQNGVRQVECTINGLGERAGNASLEEIVMALRTRKDQFGAETYLDTRKLYSASRLVSRLTGFIVPRNKAVVGLNAFAHEAGIHQHGVLCNKATYEIMTPEDVGAPGSELVLGKHSGKHAFRNEVEGLGYNLNDDQLKQAFKLFKALSDRKEIVTDGDLEALIVDDILAVEPERRFVLYDFNVHVSGHGKGTSTVTLWDGEKEISDAATGNGPIDASCEAIKRIIGLDPELMEWRMNAVSGKSDAVGEARVTLKQNGVQAGGRGASTDVVEASLKAYVNAVNRLYRLAAAKGVELHDAVHNG, encoded by the coding sequence ATGCAGCCTGATCACGTACGGATCTTTGACACCACCCTCCGCGACGGAGAGCAGTCTGCGGGCATCAATCTGAACACCGCCGAGAAGATCCAGATCGCCCACCATCTTGCCAACATGAAGGTGGACGTCATCGAGGCAGGCTTCCCCGCCGCCTCCCAGGGCGACCTGGACGCGGTGCGCTCCATCGCCCGGGAGGTCCGGGGATCCACCATCGCCGGCCTGGCCCGGACCCGTTCCGGCGACATCGAGGCGGCCTACGAGGCGGTGAAGGAAGCCGAACACCCGCGGATCCATACCTTCATCGCCACCAGCGACATCCACATGGAGCACAAGCTCCGCCTCTCCAGAGAAGAGGTCCTGGCGGAGACCAGGCGGGCCGTCGCCCAGGCGAAGAGTCTGGTGGAGGACGTGGAATTCTCCGCCGAGGACGCCAGCCGGTCGGATCCGGCCTTTCTGGTGGAGGTCTTCAAGACCGCTATCGAAGAGGGGGCCACCACCTGCAACATCCCCGACACGGTGGGCTACTCCGTGCCCGACGAGTTCGCCGCCTTCGTCAGGGACATCATCGACCGCGTCGGGGCCGGGGATGATGTCGTCTGGTCGGTCCACTGCCACAACGATCTGGGCCTCGCCGTCTCCAACTCCCTGGCGGGTGTCCAGAACGGCGTCCGGCAGGTGGAGTGCACCATCAACGGGCTGGGAGAACGGGCGGGCAACGCCTCGCTGGAGGAGATCGTCATGGCGCTGCGCACCCGGAAGGATCAGTTCGGCGCCGAAACCTACCTGGACACACGCAAACTCTACAGCGCCAGCCGCCTGGTTTCGCGTCTCACGGGGTTCATCGTGCCCAGGAACAAGGCGGTCGTAGGCCTCAACGCCTTCGCCCACGAGGCGGGGATCCACCAGCACGGCGTGCTCTGCAACAAGGCCACCTACGAGATCATGACCCCCGAGGATGTCGGCGCCCCGGGAAGCGAACTGGTGCTGGGCAAACACTCCGGCAAGCACGCCTTCCGCAACGAGGTGGAAGGACTGGGGTACAACCTCAACGACGACCAGCTGAAGCAGGCCTTCAAGCTCTTCAAGGCACTGAGCGACCGCAAGGAGATCGTCACCGACGGCGATCTGGAGGCGCTGATCGTGGACGACATCCTCGCCGTGGAACCGGAGCGGCGCTTTGTGCTCTACGACTTCAACGTCCACGTCTCCGGACACGGCAAGGGAACCTCCACGGTCACCCTCTGGGACGGGGAGAAGGAGATCAGCGACGCCGCCACGGGCAACGGCCCCATCGACGCCTCCTGCGAGGCCATCAAACGGATCATCGGGCTGGACCCGGAGCTGATGGAGTGGCGGATGAACGCCGTCAGCGGGAAGTCCGACGCCGTCGGCGAGGCCCGGGTGACCCTCAAGCAGAACGGCGTCCAGGCCGGGGGCCGCGGCGCCAGCACCGACGTGGTGGAAGCCTCGCTGAAGGCCTATGTCAACGCCGTCAACCGTCTCTACCGGCTCGCCGCCGCGAAAGGAGTGGAGCTGCACGATGCCGTACACAATGGCTAG
- a CDS encoding 3-isopropylmalate dehydratase large subunit, with protein sequence MPYTMARALIAGHTSESAVEGEICQVAVDFAFANDITAPPAMRAFETMGATEVFDRERCAILPDHFTPNKDIAAAEQAKTARAFANAQGMRYWEVGRVGIEHAFLPEQGLILPGEIVVGADSHTCTGGALGAFSTGMGSTDLAAAWALGETWMRVPPTLKVTYTGELPGWITGKDLILTLIGRIGVQGARYMALEFHGESLRDLPMDDRFTMSNMAIEAGAKTGLFPPDDRILDYARERAQRAFEPVFPDSDAPYADEVTIDVSDMEPVVALPHLPSNTRPVSRCSDIEVDQVFIGSCTNGRLRDLELAAGILKGRQVAPGIRCIVIPASYEIYQAALERGYIETFTKAGAAVCTPTCGPCLGGHMGILARGERCLSTSNRNFVGRMGHPESEVYLAGPLVAAATALTGRITDPGRYTRAATEGGRL encoded by the coding sequence ATGCCGTACACAATGGCTAGGGCGCTGATCGCCGGACACACCAGCGAATCGGCCGTGGAGGGCGAGATCTGCCAGGTCGCGGTGGACTTCGCCTTCGCCAACGACATCACCGCCCCGCCGGCGATGCGGGCCTTCGAAACCATGGGCGCCACGGAGGTCTTCGACCGGGAGCGCTGCGCCATCCTGCCCGACCACTTCACCCCCAACAAGGATATCGCCGCCGCCGAACAGGCCAAGACAGCCAGGGCCTTCGCCAACGCCCAGGGCATGCGCTACTGGGAGGTCGGCCGGGTGGGCATCGAACACGCCTTCCTCCCCGAGCAGGGGCTGATCCTCCCCGGCGAGATCGTGGTGGGCGCCGACAGCCACACCTGCACAGGCGGCGCCCTGGGGGCCTTCTCCACCGGCATGGGCTCCACGGACCTGGCCGCCGCCTGGGCGCTCGGCGAGACCTGGATGCGCGTCCCGCCGACGCTGAAGGTCACCTACACCGGCGAGCTGCCCGGCTGGATCACCGGCAAGGATCTGATCCTCACCCTGATCGGCCGCATCGGTGTCCAGGGCGCCCGGTACATGGCCCTGGAGTTCCACGGCGAGAGTCTGAGGGACCTCCCCATGGACGACCGTTTCACCATGTCCAACATGGCCATCGAAGCCGGCGCCAAGACGGGGCTCTTCCCGCCGGACGACAGGATCCTCGACTACGCCCGCGAACGTGCCCAACGTGCCTTTGAGCCCGTCTTCCCCGACAGCGACGCCCCATACGCCGACGAGGTCACCATCGATGTCTCCGACATGGAGCCTGTGGTGGCCCTCCCCCATCTGCCCTCCAACACGAGGCCGGTCAGCCGGTGCAGCGACATCGAGGTGGACCAGGTCTTCATCGGCTCCTGCACCAACGGACGCCTGCGGGACCTGGAGCTGGCCGCCGGCATCCTGAAGGGTCGCCAGGTGGCGCCCGGGATCCGCTGTATCGTCATCCCCGCCTCCTACGAGATCTACCAGGCGGCGCTCGAGCGGGGCTACATCGAAACCTTCACCAAGGCCGGCGCGGCGGTCTGCACACCCACCTGCGGACCCTGCCTGGGCGGGCACATGGGGATCCTCGCCAGGGGCGAACGCTGTCTCTCCACCAGCAATCGGAACTTCGTGGGGCGGATGGGACATCCCGAGAGCGAGGTCTACCTGGCCGGCCCCCTGGTCGCTGCGGCCACGGCACTGACCGGGAGGATCACCGACCCCGGGAGGTACACCAGGGCGGCAACGGAAGGAGGGAGGC